Below is a window of Saimiri boliviensis isolate mSaiBol1 unplaced genomic scaffold, mSaiBol1.pri Scaffold_27, whole genome shotgun sequence DNA.
TGAGATGGCGGCAGGCTCGACTACGCTGCACGCAGTGGAGAAGCTGCAGGTGCGTCTGGCAACTAAGACGGACCCGAAGAAGCTAGGGAAATATCTGCAGAAACTCTCCGCCTTGCCCGTGACGGCAGACATCCTGGCGGAGACTCGAATCCGAAAGACCGTGAAGGGCCTGCGGAAGCACCAGCACGTGGGCCCCATTGCCAGAGACTTAGCGGCCCGGTGGAAGAAGCTGCTTCTCGTGGACCCAAACACCAGGCCCGGGCCCGACCCACGGGACCGGGAGGAGAGCTCTTCCCGAGAGCGCTTCGGGGAGGCTCTTCGGGACCAAGAAAAGGCCTGGGGCTTCCCGGAAAACGGGACGGCCCCCAGGAGTCGATCTCACAGCCCTGAGCACAGACGGACAGCACGCACAGCACCTACGGGGCTCCGGAGACCTGAGCGAAGCTCCCCCAGCCGCCAGGACGGAGCCCAGAGAAAGCGCCCCAGAAATGCCTCGGCTGATTCCGGCCCCAATCGGGCCCCTCAGTCAGGGCGCGCCGGACCTCTCCCGATGAGCGAGGGCCTGGAGCCCGGGCAGCAAACCCGAAGAGGCCACGCTGACACCGCCCAGGGCCTGCCCCTGCTCGCTGGAGGCTGCCAGGGCCAACCCCAGGACGAAGCGGTTGGGGGCCGCAGAAAGAAGCGCAAATCCTCCCGCCGGGAAGAACGCCCTGTGGGTGCCCAGGGCCGCGGGCAGTCTCCCGCTTCCCTCATGGAGACATCCTCCGGGGCCTGCACCAGAGGGGAATCCCCAAGGCCGTCCTCCCGGGAAAGCCCCAGGGACACAGCGCCCTCTGCTAGCGCCGGGACACGGAAGGAAGGAGGGCGCGCCGGCGGCAGTGGCCAGCGTCTCCCCGCCTGGGCGGTGGCTCCAGACGGCCACCCGGAGAGGCCTAGGCACAGACGCTCGCACAAGAAGAGGCCAGGTCTAGACGGCCCGGACCCACGAAAGGGGACACACGGCCTCTCCCCCGGGGTCAAACAGCAGCTTTCCGGCGAACCAGAGACTCGAGAGGGGAAGCCACGCACTGCTCACTTGGACGCAGTAGCCGTGGGCTCCCTCTCTGacgtggaggagggagagggggctgAGGAATTCCAGCAGCCCGCTCTGTCCTTCGAACAATACCTCACCTACGACCAGCCGCAGAAGAAGGCGAAAAAGACCGCGAAGTCTTCCGGCACCGCTCGTGGAGATCAACGACGGAGAGCAAGCCGTTCCAAGGGCACCGGCGAGTCCCGGGCTTCGCCTCCGAAATTGCCTCCTGTCAAGGAAAGCCACTCCCCGAGGCCACAGGCGGCCGGTGCCGATTCCTCCGGGCGGAAAACCGTGCTCAGCCACGGCTTCTCAGAGCTGTGGGACCTCTCAGAGCCCTGGATGCAGGCCAACTACGATCTGCTCTCCGCCTTTGAGTCCCTGACCGCCCAGACACAGACAGAACCGGCACTCTCCGCACCGACGTTCCAGGAGGAAACCGGTTCCCCTGGACGCAGAAAGAACGCCAAGATGCAGGTGTACTCCGGCTCCAGGCCTGCCCGCCAGCCCGGGTGGCTGACCTTGCGCCAGCAGTGCGTCCGGGCGCTTAGAGACAACCCCGGCGTCCTGGGCCGAGCGGGACGCGTCCCCTCTTGGGTTTTTGAACTTGTCCTGGAGGGGTGTACGCCTGACCAGCTATATCgcagagagaaaaacaatcacGCACTCATTGGACAGACAGACGGACTCTGGAGGATTCACTGCCTCCGGGACTTCAAGGGAGAAAATCCGCAGGAGCACGAGTCTTGGCGGGAGCTGTACCTGCGTCTTCGGCATGCCCGAGAGCAGCGGCTGCGTGTAGTGACGACCAATATCCGGGCTGCACGTGACAACAAGCCCCACGGCCGACGGACGAAGATGATCTGTTTCAACTCGGTGGCCGAGCCGCCTAACGGTGCTCCGAGGAGGCAAGAGAAGTCTGCAGGAGCCGCTGACCCCGAAAATGGCAACATCAACCCAGATCCGCATCCCCCAAAGAGCAGCCGCCCGCCGCCCGCTAGCGAGGGCGGCGGGGCAGGCAGCGGCCTTCCCAGGCGCCCTGAGAAGCGGGCCTACGCCTGCCTGAGCTGGAGCAACGCGCGGGCGACGCCCGAGGCCAAAATCCGGAAACAGGCTGCCAAGAAAGTGGCCCCGCTGATGGCCAAGGCCATTCGAGACTACAAGAGAGCAATCTTACGACGATAAACTCAAGACTCCTCTTACAGATGGAATCGAAGGGGAGGAGGACCAATGCCAAGTCCATGCGGGTTAAGGAACGCAGCTCCCAACGGACACCAGAACCTTTGGCTTGGTGCAAAGCTGCGCTTCTGAATTCTGCAGGTGTCCACGGCTGGCCCTGGGATTTGGCCTCCCATacccagccactgcctccctgctgggaggACACCTCGGAATCCAGAAGATGTGAACGCTTTCAGATCGATTCCGCTTTGGTGGTTAACTGATCGCTTCCTAAATCATGCCCTAGTTAAAATCATCAACGAGGTAGAGTTCCCTATagtttggtttttaaatcatCAGCTAGATAATTCCTTTTTAGACACAAACTCACCAGGCATTAGTTAACACTGACAAATCCCACTACAcaaatggttttttgttgttgctgttgttttgttttttagcaaaaCCTGGCCATGAAACTATAATTGTGAGCCATCCTcctatgggaggctgagaagggtgggtggcttgagcccaggaggtggagacaagcctgggcgaAACCCCACCTATAGAAGAGGTAtctaaattaaccaggtgtgctggcacggcccctggggccccagcttcttggagggctgaggtggcaggatggcctgagcccgggaggcagaggttccagtgaccCTTGAtcattctactgcactccagcctgggcgacagaaacagAGCATGTCTCGGAGGAAAccgctgtttctttgaaaaatggaacTGTGGACTGGGCGcaagggctcacgcctgtaaccctagcactttgggaggccggggtgggtggatcacctgagggcaggagttcaagaccagcctagccatcacggtgaaaccccatctttaaaaaatgtcaacaacaacaagaagaagaagaagaaaacgaaCTGTGGGATTTCATCAAACAGTGGCAATAACCGCTACCTTTGTTAAGTCAGACTACTTTCACTAAGCACCAAAGAGAATCGTTCCCAATCTTTTCACCCAGAACCCCTATGGAAGAATGGCAGAAACTTCATCACTGTAGCTAATTGGCCTCTGAATCAAGAAATCTTAAGCCACCAATCAGAGTTTCTAATTACCATGAGATGACCAGGGTAACATCCTTCAGTTCGGATCACATGAGCTTCTGCCGGCTTTGTTGAGCCTTTAGTTTTCAACTGAGGGCATGAGTTGGCATCATACGGACGGGTAATCGCAGGTCCGTGTGCCAGatacctccccaccctccccgaCACACACCCTTGAGTAAATCTGATTTCCTTGATGAGATTTCCTGATGCCTACAGTTAGTGAGAAgccaagagacagacagaaaggccTATCCCACAAAGCAGAACCAAGCAAGGACAGTAAAAGAGATCAAACTCCTGTgccccggggtggggggggggggggcgggcagTAGAGCAGGTGCTGGGAAGCTTCTGGAATCAGGCATCAGAGCAAATGCCAGTGCAAGAGGGAAGGGGCCTTCAAGGCTGAAGAACACGAAGGAAGCCAGGACAGGCAGCCACAGGGGTGCTGCTCCGGGGGGATGACGTCTTttttctggggaaagaaagaCGTGATGCAAGCAGGGACTGTATACAATTCAGGGGAGACTCCCTGAACCACCCCTCCTACCCCGCCCGCCCAGCAAGGGACACACAAGGCCAGTCTCTTATTTCTTCACGGCAATACAAGAGCGGGTCTGTGGTGTCCTGCAAAACTTATGAGAGAGCCAAATCTCCTCCTCGTGGCACAAGAGCCACACGTTCTTCCTGGAGGTGGAGTAGCCACTGATCACCCTGCAGCTTCTCCCCGCTCCCACCGAGACATTCCAGTCCCCCGGACTCAAATCCGCTGGCAACAGCCTTCCTTTGTGGAAAATGTTTCCCctcccaaaacagaaagcaaacaggATACAAGCAAAAACACAGCTCAAAACATGAAGAGCTAGCTCAAGCCCCTCACAGCTCACCGATGCGCCCACTGTCACTCTGCTGACAATGGCGTCTGCCCCCACTGAACTCATTCATGACTGCAGAACCTGACTGACAAGCTTTAGCGGGTCACGGCTCCCACCGAGACACGCCCTCTCGAAGAAAGGACTAGATAACAAACCCCACACAAAATATAAACCTAACCCAAATAGAATTCAGCACCCACCTGTGGATCCTACTGTCACATTACCACACTGACAAAAAAACAGTTCAATCCTCTGCTGACCTGTCTACAGAATAATCCTCATTCGGAGCGCTCCGCAAGCATTGCCAGCGTTGCACTGGGATCCCCTTGCTGAGGTAGCTGGATGTCGGGAAACTGAGCAAATTTACCTGGTTTTCCTACATATCACGGAGGGTTCATTCTCAGAAAAGGCTTACCACCGGAATCCTCGTCCCCTGATTCTCGGGCTGTTAGGATTTTCTTGCTTCAGAAATACacgcacacgcacagacacacacacagacgcacatacacagagatgcacacacacacacacacacacaca
It encodes the following:
- the LOC141583408 gene encoding elongin-A3-like, whose product is MAAGSTTLHAVEKLQVRLATKTDPKKLGKYLQKLSALPVTADILAETRIRKTVKGLRKHQHVGPIARDLAARWKKLLLVDPNTRPGPDPRDREESSSRERFGEALRDQEKAWGFPENGTAPRSRSHSPEHRRTARTAPTGLRRPERSSPSRQDGAQRKRPRNASADSGPNRAPQSGRAGPLPMSEGLEPGQQTRRGHADTAQGLPLLAGGCQGQPQDEAVGGRRKKRKSSRREERPSRASPPKLPPVKESHSPRPQAAGADSSGRKTVLSHGFSELWDLSEPWMQANYDLLSAFESLTAQTQTEPALSAPTFQEETGSPGRRKNAKMQVYSGSRPARQPGWLTLRQQCVRALRDNPGVLGRAGRVPSWVFELVLEGCTPDQLYRREKNNHALIGQTDGLWRIHCLRDFKGENPQEHESWRELYLRLRHAREQRLRVVTTNIRAARDNKPHGRRTKMICFNSMIFFNSVAEPPYDAPRRQEKSAGAADPENGNINPDPHPTKSSHPPSSRGGGGGGGGGGGSGLPRLPEKGAYACLSCSNAQTTPEAKIRKQAAKKVAPLMAKAIRDCKRAFFRR